A stretch of Coturnix japonica isolate 7356 chromosome 11, Coturnix japonica 2.1, whole genome shotgun sequence DNA encodes these proteins:
- the CNEP1R1 gene encoding nuclear envelope phosphatase-regulatory subunit 1, protein MNSLEQAEDLKAFERRLTEYIACLQPATGRWRMILIVVSVCTATGAWNWLIDPETQKVSFFTSLWNHPFFTISCITLIGLFFAGIHKRVVAPSIIAARCRTVLAEYNMSCDDTGKLILKPRPHVQ, encoded by the exons ATGAACTCACTGGAGCAGGCGGAGG ATCTCAAGGCTTTTGAAAGAAGGCTAACTGAATATATTGCGTGTTTGCAACCAGCTACAGGACGTTGGAGAA tGATTCTGATAGTGGTATCAGTCTGCACGGCAACTGGTGCTTGGAACTGGTTAATAGACCCAGAGACACAAAAG GTGTCGTTTTTCACATCACTTTGGAATCACCCGTTTTTCACAATTAGCTGTATTACTCTAATAGGCTTGTTCTTTGCTGGAATACATAAAAGAGTGGTGGCACCATCAAT TATAGCAGCTCGATGTCGAACAGTTTTGGCAGAATATAATATGTCCTGTGATGAT actggaaaattaattttgaaaccTAGGCCTCATGTTCAATAA